A window of the Cheilinus undulatus linkage group 21, ASM1832078v1, whole genome shotgun sequence genome harbors these coding sequences:
- the rprml gene encoding reprimo-like protein gives MNVSFLDVTQGALFNGTLATYNGTDNVVTGDGGGSLVLAQDERKLFIMRVVQIAVLCVLSLTVVFGIFFLGCNLMIKSESMINFLVKERRPSKDVETVMIGLS, from the coding sequence ATGAACGTCTCCTTCCTCGACGTGACCCAGGGCGCGCTCTTCAATGGGACTCTGGCGACATACAACGGCACCGACAACGTGGTGACCGGCGACGGCGGAGGGTCCCTGGTGCTGGCACAAGACGAGCGCAAACTCTTCATCATGCGCGTGGTGCAAATCGCGGTGCTGTGCGTGCTGTCGCTCACAGTGGTGTTCGGGATTTTTTTCCTCGGGTGTAACTTGATGATCAAATCGGAGAGCATGATTAACTTCCTGGTGAAGGAGCGGAGACCTTCCAAAGACGTGGAGACTGTCATGATCGGGCTCAGCTAG